The genomic region CTTACCATGAGGAACTAACAAAGGAAGAGTGTGAGCGGCACATTGATAAAGTCTTAAAAAAACGTGAAATTCAAAATGCCATTGTTACTGGAATCCAGTTAGATCTGCTGGCCGAGCAAAATAAATTGGAGCAGCCCCTGCAGGATATTATCGAACGGGATGAAAGTCTGTATGGAGTGGATGAAATTATTGCGTTTTCCATTATTAACGTCTACGGGTCCATTGGCTTTACGAACTATGGATATATCGATAAACAAAAGCCAGGCATCCTGGAGAAGCTTAATGACAAATCTTCCGGAGAATGTCATACCTTCTTGGACGATATCGTTGGGGCAATAGCAGCCGCTGCTTCAAGCCGCCTGGCCCATACCTATGAAGATGAGCTATTTCAGGATGACTAGCTAAATAAAGATTCTTATTCGAAAAAGTACCCTATAGAGTAGATTTCTTCCAAAAGATCTATTCTATAGGGTACGTCTATTTCCACGTACTGGACTTTACCGTCTTTTCTATTTCATTTGATCGAGCCAATCCTTAAGATGATCTATTACATAAGTTGGCTGTTTTTCAACAAGCTTTAAATCCTCTCTTTTCGTCACTCCTGTTAATACAAGCAAAGTATCCAGGCCGGCATTCATTCCAGCTGAAATATCAGTTGGATAATTATCCCCTACCATTAGTGTTTCTTCTTTAGGAAGGCCAAGCTTTTCCAAGGCCTGTTCCATAATAATGGCTTCAGGTTTTCCTATAAATGTTGGTTTTTGCCCTGTCGCAACCTCTAATACAGAAGTCAGTGAACCATTTCCGGGTAAAAAGCCTCGTTCAGTCGGGATCGTTACATCAGCATTTGTTGAAATAAAACCAGCGCCATTATTAATATTCAAACAGCCCTTCGCCAGCTTTTCATAGGTAACATCCCTGTCAATCCCAATCACAACAAAATCAGCGTCTTCGTCTACAAGCTCGAGCCGCTGGTCACTAAGTGCATCAAGCAGGCCAACCTCTCCAATGGCATAAACACTGGCACCCGGCTTCTTTTCAGACAAAAATGCTGCTGTAGCCATACTTGTTGTGAAAACCTGGTCTGTTTCAGCAGGAATATCCATATCCCGTAATTTTTTTGCTACCTGGTCCGGGCGTTTAGAGGAGTTATTCGTCACAAATAAGTGTGGGAGCCCTTTCTCGTTGAGGGCGTGTATAAACTCCCGGGCATAGGGAATACGTTCTTTTCCAAGATATACCGTTCCATCTAAATCAATCAAATAGCCTTGATAATTTTTCATTCCGATCTCCTTATCATATGTCGGTTTGCTCATCCGTAGATTTTGTAAAGGCCGTTACAGGACCTAGTTCATTCTCCAGGTATGTACGAACCCTTTCACTAAACGTGCTTAAAGCATTCAAATTCTTCTTAAGTACATCTTCTATCCTTTCATGATCCACATTTAAATAATCTCTTACCAGTGTTTTTCGTAATTGAAATACTTCTTTATATTGATCCTGTTCATCAGCCGGTAGAACCTTTTCATCAACCAGAATATCTACAATGTCCTCATAGCTGCCGGGATCACGCATAATAAACCCGTCAATCATCATATTGCCCACGTCAATAACCGACTCTATAAACATTTGGGCCATACGTTCCAGGGCCATCTTTTCCAAAAATGTCTCATATTGATTTTGCTGAAACTGCTGCAGTACCACTTCCGTATATAATAACGTCCGTTCAATTTTATCCCGATCAACAAAATACATGGTTAACCCCTCCAAATTCGTGGCTTCCTGAAGTGATTTCTCCATAACATCTTACCATAAATTAAATTTATTGTTGAATAAAGGAAGTTATATTTCATCTAGCCCTTAAATTTGCTATGATAAGGAACAAGATTCGGTTACGAGCTGACAGCCAACTTCATTATTGCAAGCCACATGTCTTGTGGCAGAAACTACAGCTCGTTCATTTCGTAATAAAAGGAGTGTACGAAAATGACGGAAGAAAGATTCTTTTTATATGATGAACAGGAACAGGCGGATATCCGTTATGTCAGTTTTATGGGACAGGACAGCCGTTATGATCTCGCTGTTATTACAACAGACCGCTACTATGGGAAAAAAGTGGTCATGGATCTCCAGGGAAGTCGATTTGCCATAATTGGTGAGGATGATTTAAAAGAAGATGGATACTTAGAGCATGCCTTCCATTTAACCGAAATTGAAGCAGAAGAATTAAGGGAGTTCCTTTTTGAGGTTCTTTGATTACTCATTACTCATGAAAATATCCTTCCCGGGCTATAATAATAGTTCAAAGGAGGGTTGTATTTGAGTTATAAACGTCGTCAGCGTGAAGAAAAGGATTATGATGATTTTGCTAACGCCGAGGTCCAAAGAGAATATGCGGTACCTGAAGAATTACCTGATGGACCTTATGGATCCCCTATCCGTAAACACTCAAAAGTTGAAAATAAAGAGATAGTTGACGGGCAAAGACATTACACCGGCTTCAACTATGAAAATAAACACTTACATGAAGATTTACCAAGACAGTTCCCACATTCTCATCCTACCCACGATGAAGAAGATTGAATTGGAATACAGCAGAAGTTAATAAAACCCGTTGGACAACTACATCCAACGGGTTTTAAACATCCTGCTTTTTCATAACAAAATAGGCACATCCGAAGTTACAGTATTCATACAAATAATCTTCCAGCGTGGAGATTTTCGTATCAAAGGATGCCCTGGGATTTTGATCGTCATAGAAGCCTCGCATTCTCAGCTGTCCATAACCCCAATCTCCTACGATAAAATCATACTTCGTTAAAATATCACTAAACCTTTCCTTAACGGCATCCTCCTGAAAACCGTTTCGGTAATTATCCAGCACTTCATATTGTTTTCCATAAAACTCTAACATCTTTATCACCTGTATACAGTGTATCATATTTTCCATTTTACAGGAGAGCATATTTCTTAGCATGAACAGAAATTTTTGAAACAAGCTAAGGGATAGCAGGAATAGAATGGACCCATTCATTAGAACATGGAATATACAGGAGGTTTCGTCTATGAAAAAAGCCATTCTTTATGGTGGAATGAGTATCTTCATACTGTTTATGTCAGGATGTACCACGCAGGAGGGTGCTGACAATGGCACACTTAAAGGGAAAACACCTGATAATATGAATACACGAACAACTGAAGAAAAACAGAACTCCCAATATGGATATGTCCGTTATAATGAAAAACAATTGAATACAGATCGGGAACAGAATTTCGAGCCTGAAATCGATCGGGAGCAGATGGCTGATATGATTACGAAAACCTTACTGCAAATGCCAACTGTTGAAGAAGCAGCAACGTTAATCACAGACAGTCACACATTCATCGCCTATACTCCTTCTGATGAATCAGAAGATACCGGGCATACAACGGAACAAGTCAAAAAAACAGCGATGTCCTTCCTCCCTCAATGGTACAATATCTATATTTCAACCGAATCTCATACTTTTAATGATTTACAGAGTTTAAGTAACAATACAACAACAGAGGATGGACCCAAACGTGCTGTTGATGAATTAATTAAACAAATGAAAGAAGAAGCCCCTGAAGAGGGGATCCATGAAACAGAAAATCAAATGTAACAGTGCTAAGCCAAATAAAGT from Virgibacillus sp. MSP4-1 harbors:
- a CDS encoding YhcN/YlaJ family sporulation lipoprotein — its product is MKKAILYGGMSIFILFMSGCTTQEGADNGTLKGKTPDNMNTRTTEEKQNSQYGYVRYNEKQLNTDREQNFEPEIDREQMADMITKTLLQMPTVEEAATLITDSHTFIAYTPSDESEDTGHTTEQVKKTAMSFLPQWYNIYISTESHTFNDLQSLSNNTTTEDGPKRAVDELIKQMKEEAPEEGIHETENQM
- a CDS encoding TIGR01457 family HAD-type hydrolase, yielding MKNYQGYLIDLDGTVYLGKERIPYAREFIHALNEKGLPHLFVTNNSSKRPDQVAKKLRDMDIPAETDQVFTTSMATAAFLSEKKPGASVYAIGEVGLLDALSDQRLELVDEDADFVVIGIDRDVTYEKLAKGCLNINNGAGFISTNADVTIPTERGFLPGNGSLTSVLEVATGQKPTFIGKPEAIIMEQALEKLGLPKEETLMVGDNYPTDISAGMNAGLDTLLVLTGVTKREDLKLVEKQPTYVIDHLKDWLDQMK
- a CDS encoding YutD family protein, which translates into the protein MLEFYGKQYEVLDNYRNGFQEDAVKERFSDILTKYDFIVGDWGYGQLRMRGFYDDQNPRASFDTKISTLEDYLYEYCNFGCAYFVMKKQDV
- a CDS encoding phosphatidylglycerophosphatase A — protein: MSKNKMKPLEQKARTWMEERGVTIHDIGELVHYLQSPYHEELTKEECERHIDKVLKKREIQNAIVTGIQLDLLAEQNKLEQPLQDIIERDESLYGVDEIIAFSIINVYGSIGFTNYGYIDKQKPGILEKLNDKSSGECHTFLDDIVGAIAAAASSRLAHTYEDELFQDD
- a CDS encoding DUF86 domain-containing protein; amino-acid sequence: MYFVDRDKIERTLLYTEVVLQQFQQNQYETFLEKMALERMAQMFIESVIDVGNMMIDGFIMRDPGSYEDIVDILVDEKVLPADEQDQYKEVFQLRKTLVRDYLNVDHERIEDVLKKNLNALSTFSERVRTYLENELGPVTAFTKSTDEQTDI
- a CDS encoding DUF3055 domain-containing protein, with amino-acid sequence MTEERFFLYDEQEQADIRYVSFMGQDSRYDLAVITTDRYYGKKVVMDLQGSRFAIIGEDDLKEDGYLEHAFHLTEIEAEELREFLFEVL